One Phaseolus vulgaris cultivar G19833 chromosome 11, P. vulgaris v2.0, whole genome shotgun sequence genomic window carries:
- the LOC137831144 gene encoding serine carboxypeptidase-like 35 codes for MALIFWILFISFLINTVVGDETWKQEDDRVKSLPGQPLVNFNHYAGYIKLRPDQEKALFYWFFEAEDAPSRKPLVLWLNGGPGCSSIAFGAAQEIGPFLVDQEEHLKYNKFSWNKVANIIFLDSPIGVGFSYTNNSKDLSELGDEVSASDNYHFLVGWFKRFSNFRSNEFYIVGESYGGHYAPQLADLIYERNKRGPYINLKGLMMGNAVINDITDLKGMFEYAWSHAIISTQVFDGIKRHCNFSEKRHTSDCELNINKFLKSFSDIDVFNIYSPVCLKDKGYKGPNSTRPIFAPQVLWNTLPSSGYDYCPDDYVRKYFNKKNVQRAIHANVTNLPYPFTVCSGIIEKWNDAPATMLPLIQKLLSVGSRIWIYSGDIDGRVPILSTRYSLEELKLNVTQEWRAWFEGVKVGGWVEEYEGGLTFASVRGAGHQVPVSAPQPALSLFSHFLSSQPLPSSPF; via the exons ATGGCACTCATATTCTGGATCCTATTTATTTCCTTCCTGATCAACACGGTTGTTGGAGATGAGACATGGAAGCAGGAGGATGACAGAGTAAAAAGTTTGCCAGGACAACCACTGGTGAACTTCAATCACTACGCAGGTTATATTAAATTAAGACCAGATCAAGAGAAAGCACTATTTTATTGGTTTTTTGAAGCTGAAGATGCTCCATCGCGCAAACCTCTTGTGCTTTGGCTTAATGGAG GACCTGGTTGCTCCTCAATTGCCTTTGGGGCAGCACAAGAGATTGGTCCATTTTTGGTAGACCAGGAAGAACAtctaaaatataacaaattttcTTGGAATAAAG TTGCAAACATCATATTTTTGGATTCACCTATTGGTGTTGGGTTTTCTTACACTAACAATTCCAAGGACTTAAGTGAGCTTGGTGATGAAGTTTCTGCTTCTGATAATTATCATTTTTTGGTTGGTTGGTTTAAAAGATTTTCAAACTTTAGATCCAACGAATTTTATATTGTAGGAGAGAGTTATGGAG GACATTATGCTCCACAACTTGCTGACCTTATAtatgaaagaaataaaagaggTCCTTACATCAATTTGAAGGGATTGATG ATGGGAAATGCTGTGATAAATGATATTACAGATTTAAAAGGGATGTTTGAGTATGCCTGGAGTCATGCAATAATTTCAACACAAGTGTTCGATGGAATAAAAAGACACTGTAATTTCAGTGAAAAAAGACACACCAGTGATTGTGAACTTAATAtcaataagtttttaaaatctttttcgGATATTGACGTTTTCAATATTTACTCACCGGTTTGTCTCAAAGACAAAGGTTATAAAGGACCAAATTCAACAAGACCTATTTTTGCTCCCCAG GTTCTTTGGAATACATTACCATCATCAGGATACGATTATTGTCCAGATGATTATGTAAGAAAGTATTTCAACAAGAAGAATGTTCAGAGGGCAATCCATGCAAATGTAACTAACTTGCCTTATCCATTTACAGTTTGCAG CGGTATAATTGAGAAATGGAATGACGCCCCAGCCACAATGCTGCCACTAATTCAGAAGCTATTAAGTGTTGGTTCACGCATTTGGATTTACAG TGGAGACATTGATGGTAGAGTTCCAATACTATCAACAAGATATAGTTTGGAAGAGCTAAAACTGAATGTAACCCAGGAGTGGAGAGCTTGGTTTGAAGGGGTAAAAGTGGGAGGGTGGGTGGAGGAGTATGAGGGTGGTCTCACTTTTGCCTCCGTTAGAGGTGCTGGCCACCAAGTTCCAGTTTCTGCACCACAACCTGCACTTTCTCTCTTCTCCCATTTCCTCTCTTCTCAACCTCTTCCATCTTCTCCCTTCTAG